A single genomic interval of Bacillota bacterium harbors:
- a CDS encoding DUF445 family protein, translating into MSWELLLMTGMGAFIGWITNRIAIRMLFRPYRPWGIGRFSLQGLLPARQQELARVVGETVAKELLPQDKLASLFTEGPILEEMAAALGTHVSLRLEEKLPKFLPGAVRQYLIGEIVQAIDREFRGMLPGVVESVQRVINEEVNVAKIIEETILGFDLRELERLVLSVVSTELRYIELWGMVLGGLLGLTQWGLRYLPL; encoded by the coding sequence ATGTCTTGGGAGCTTCTGCTTATGACTGGAATGGGCGCCTTCATTGGCTGGATTACCAACCGCATTGCCATCCGAATGCTGTTTCGCCCCTATAGGCCGTGGGGTATTGGGCGGTTCTCTCTGCAGGGTCTCTTGCCAGCACGGCAGCAGGAGCTCGCGCGGGTGGTGGGGGAGACGGTGGCAAAAGAGCTGCTACCCCAGGACAAGCTCGCCAGTCTCTTTACCGAAGGCCCCATATTGGAAGAAATGGCCGCGGCCTTGGGTACCCATGTTAGTCTGCGGCTGGAGGAGAAACTGCCGAAGTTCTTGCCCGGGGCTGTGCGGCAGTACCTCATTGGTGAAATCGTCCAGGCCATCGACCGGGAGTTTCGGGGAATGTTGCCCGGTGTGGTGGAAAGTGTGCAGCGGGTGATCAACGAGGAAGTCAACGTGGCTAAAATCATCGAGGAAACCATTCTCGGCTTTGATCTGCGGGAGCTGGAACGCCTTGTGCTTTCCGTGGTGAGCACGGAACTGCGATATATTGAACTTTGGGGGATGGTCCTCGGCGGTCTGTTGGGGTTGACCCAGTGGGGATTGAGATATCTACCCTTATGA
- a CDS encoding DNA polymerase domain-containing protein yields MDRKQVTVLGDRELILTNLTKVLWPDAGLTKAHLVQYYTRVAPYLLPHLARRPLTVIRYPQGISEKGFYQKQCPPYAPQWIKRYPVASQHGITEYILAKEPATLAWLANQGAIEIHPWLSTIEHPDHPNQIVIDLDPAPGCSWSDVVLVAKLVRKLLEQLDLVGFVKTSGATGLHICIGIPPKYDFQVTSSFVAYIGQLLERTIPEKVTTERLVRKRAGRVYVDHLQNLPGKTIVAPYSVRARSQAPVSTPLLWEELDAITPDQFTITNLFSRLEQHGDLLAPLLNHPQSIDHVLPLFRHLLA; encoded by the coding sequence ATGGACCGTAAACAAGTGACCGTCTTGGGAGACCGAGAACTGATCCTCACTAACCTCACCAAAGTCCTCTGGCCCGACGCTGGTCTCACCAAAGCCCATTTGGTACAGTACTATACCCGCGTTGCCCCTTACCTGTTGCCCCACTTAGCTCGCCGCCCCCTCACGGTAATCCGCTACCCCCAGGGGATCAGTGAAAAGGGGTTTTATCAGAAACAATGCCCGCCGTATGCTCCCCAATGGATCAAAAGATATCCTGTTGCGTCCCAGCACGGTATCACCGAATACATCCTTGCAAAGGAGCCGGCCACCTTGGCCTGGTTGGCCAACCAGGGGGCCATCGAAATCCATCCCTGGCTTTCCACCATCGAACATCCGGATCATCCCAACCAGATCGTAATTGACCTGGATCCGGCGCCGGGCTGCAGCTGGTCCGATGTAGTACTGGTGGCCAAATTGGTTAGAAAGCTACTGGAACAGCTGGATTTGGTAGGGTTTGTAAAGACGTCGGGTGCTACTGGTCTGCACATCTGTATCGGCATTCCTCCTAAGTACGATTTTCAAGTAACCAGTAGCTTTGTAGCTTATATTGGACAGCTTTTGGAACGGACCATCCCGGAAAAGGTCACCACCGAGCGACTGGTCCGTAAGCGCGCCGGACGGGTCTATGTGGACCATTTGCAAAATCTGCCGGGCAAGACCATCGTGGCACCCTACAGTGTACGGGCTCGATCCCAGGCACCGGTATCTACACCGCTTCTGTGGGAGGAGCTGGATGCGATCACACCGGATCAGTTCACCATCACCAATCTATTCAGCCGCCTAGAACAACACGGTGACCTCTTGGCCCCGTTGTTGAACCACCCGCAATCCATCGATCACGTCCTCCCTCTATTCCGGCATTTGCTTGCATAG
- a CDS encoding Ku protein, which produces MRSLWKGAISFGLVNIPVQMYAATEEKSVKFRQLHQVCNTPLQYQKSCPHCQREVPAEEIIRGYEYAPGQFVVLTEADLDNLPGEATKTIDIIDFVNLQEIDPVYYHKTYYLAPQPTGQKAYALLRLAMTETNRIAIAKVVLRAKQSLCAIRVQNSALVLETMFFPDEIRPLDQLEIPREVALNPKEVDMAISLIGSLTDTFAPEKYTDDYRIALLRLIEQKIAGQEVHQAPAAQDSAEVLDLLKALEESLKVVQATHGS; this is translated from the coding sequence ATGCGCAGTCTTTGGAAAGGGGCCATTAGCTTTGGTTTGGTGAATATCCCCGTACAGATGTATGCGGCCACCGAAGAGAAATCCGTAAAATTCCGGCAGCTGCACCAAGTGTGTAACACACCGTTGCAGTACCAGAAGTCCTGTCCCCACTGCCAAAGGGAGGTGCCTGCTGAGGAGATCATCCGGGGCTACGAGTATGCACCGGGGCAGTTCGTGGTACTCACCGAGGCCGACCTGGATAATCTCCCAGGTGAAGCCACGAAGACCATCGATATCATCGACTTCGTCAACTTGCAGGAAATCGACCCGGTATATTACCACAAGACCTATTATTTGGCACCCCAACCCACGGGACAGAAGGCCTACGCCCTGCTGCGGCTTGCCATGACGGAAACCAACCGTATCGCCATTGCCAAGGTGGTACTACGGGCCAAACAATCCCTCTGTGCCATCCGGGTGCAGAATAGCGCCCTGGTCTTGGAGACCATGTTTTTCCCCGATGAAATCCGTCCCCTAGATCAACTGGAAATCCCCAGGGAAGTCGCCCTGAACCCGAAAGAAGTGGACATGGCCATCAGTCTCATTGGCAGCCTTACGGACACCTTTGCGCCGGAAAAATACACCGATGATTACCGGATAGCCCTCCTGCGTCTCATTGAACAAAAGATCGCCGGCCAAGAAGTCCACCAGGCGCCGGCGGCCCAGGACTCGGCGGAAGTGCTGGATCTGCTGAAAGCCCTAGAGGAAAGCCTGAAGGTGGTCCAAGCCACCCATGGGAGCTGA
- a CDS encoding alpha-glucosidase/alpha-galactosidase translates to MPKITFMGAGSTVFAKNVLGDCILTPALAESEFALYDIDPQRLDDSFQMLTNLNQNHGGKAKIVAYTDRKAALKDADYVINAIQVGGYEPCTVIDFEIPKKYGLRQTIGDTLGIGGIFRALRTIPVLLEFAEDMEEVCPNAWFLNYTNPMAMVTGAMQRATNIKTVGLCHSVQVCVPHLLQSLGMDPTGVQWKIAGINHQAWLLEVTKDGKDLYPEIKERAAQRPTPHSDMVRYEIMKQFGYYLTESSEHSAEYLPYFIKSKYPELIERFNIPLDEYPRRCVAQIKRWETMRKDLVENKQITHKRTNEYASYIMEAMELDKPFKIHGNVPNTGLITNLPKEACVEVPCLVDANGITPCYVGDLPPQLAALNRTNINVQLLTIEAALTLKKEYVYHAALLDPHTSSELSIDEIISMCDELFEAHKDWLPEYK, encoded by the coding sequence TTGCCTAAAATCACATTCATGGGCGCCGGAAGCACGGTCTTTGCAAAGAACGTGTTAGGCGATTGCATTCTGACACCTGCCTTGGCAGAGTCCGAGTTCGCATTGTATGACATAGACCCTCAGCGCCTTGATGATTCCTTCCAGATGCTCACCAATCTCAACCAGAACCACGGTGGGAAAGCCAAGATTGTGGCCTACACCGACCGAAAAGCTGCACTGAAGGATGCGGATTACGTAATCAATGCGATCCAGGTGGGTGGTTACGAACCTTGTACCGTCATCGACTTTGAAATTCCGAAAAAGTATGGTCTACGTCAGACCATTGGGGACACCCTGGGGATCGGTGGTATCTTCCGGGCTTTGCGGACCATCCCTGTCCTGTTGGAGTTTGCCGAGGATATGGAGGAAGTCTGCCCCAATGCTTGGTTCCTGAACTACACTAACCCCATGGCGATGGTGACCGGTGCTATGCAGCGGGCTACCAACATCAAGACCGTAGGTCTTTGCCACAGTGTGCAGGTTTGCGTGCCCCATTTGCTCCAGTCCCTTGGCATGGATCCTACGGGTGTCCAGTGGAAGATTGCCGGAATCAACCACCAGGCTTGGTTGCTGGAAGTCACTAAGGACGGTAAGGATCTCTATCCTGAGATCAAGGAACGGGCTGCCCAACGGCCGACTCCTCACAGTGACATGGTTCGCTATGAGATCATGAAGCAGTTCGGCTATTACCTCACCGAATCCAGCGAACATTCGGCGGAATATCTACCTTACTTTATCAAGAGTAAGTACCCTGAGCTGATCGAACGGTTCAACATTCCGTTGGATGAGTATCCCAGACGGTGTGTCGCCCAGATCAAGCGCTGGGAGACTATGCGTAAGGATCTGGTGGAGAATAAGCAGATCACCCATAAGCGCACCAACGAGTACGCCTCGTATATCATGGAGGCCATGGAGCTGGACAAGCCCTTCAAGATCCACGGTAATGTGCCCAACACCGGGTTGATCACTAACTTACCGAAGGAAGCCTGTGTGGAAGTGCCTTGCCTGGTGGATGCCAACGGCATTACTCCTTGCTATGTGGGCGACTTGCCACCGCAGCTGGCGGCCCTGAACCGGACCAATATCAACGTGCAGCTGTTGACCATTGAGGCTGCTTTGACCCTGAAAAAAGAGTATGTATACCATGCTGCGCTGTTGGATCCCCATACCAGCTCCGAACTGAGCATCGATGAGATTATCAGTATGTGTGATGAGTTGTTTGAGGCTCACAAGGACTGGTTGCCGGAGTATAAGTAA
- a CDS encoding DUF72 domain-containing protein, translating into MFYIGTSGYSYRDWVGPVYPPGTKNEAMLELYAQLFSFTELNFTYYRMPQKHILARMATRTPKDFLFTVKAHSSMTHSRDFTPEDLTGFLDALDPLAREGKLAGILLQFPYSFHPTPENREYLVRLRTGFGYQWPLFVEFRNVKWLQQEVFDLLKEQQLGFVCVDQPRIKGLMQALAVATTRLGYVRFHGRNQEKWYHHEAAHQRYDYFYSVEELAEWLPKLRRLKDHTDAVFISMNNHYQGKAVQNAKMLQQLLELA; encoded by the coding sequence ATGTTCTACATTGGCACCTCCGGGTATAGTTATCGGGATTGGGTAGGCCCGGTCTATCCGCCGGGTACCAAGAACGAAGCGATGTTGGAGCTTTACGCACAACTGTTTTCCTTTACAGAGCTGAATTTCACCTACTATCGGATGCCCCAGAAGCACATTTTGGCCCGCATGGCCACCCGGACCCCCAAGGATTTCCTATTCACCGTCAAAGCCCACAGCTCCATGACCCATTCCAGAGACTTCACCCCTGAGGACCTAACCGGTTTCCTCGATGCCCTGGATCCCCTGGCCAGGGAAGGCAAACTGGCGGGGATTCTCCTCCAGTTTCCCTACAGCTTCCATCCCACACCAGAAAACCGGGAATACCTAGTCAGGCTGCGTACAGGGTTCGGGTATCAGTGGCCGCTGTTCGTGGAATTCCGGAATGTGAAGTGGTTACAACAGGAAGTCTTCGATTTGTTGAAAGAACAACAGCTGGGCTTCGTCTGTGTCGATCAACCGCGCATCAAGGGTCTGATGCAGGCTTTAGCCGTAGCCACCACCCGTCTGGGTTACGTGCGCTTCCATGGGCGCAACCAAGAAAAATGGTACCACCACGAAGCAGCCCACCAGCGGTACGACTATTTCTACAGCGTGGAGGAACTGGCCGAATGGCTGCCCAAGCTCCGACGCCTCAAGGATCACACCGACGCGGTCTTCATCAGTATGAACAACCACTACCAGGGCAAGGCAGTGCAGAACGCTAAAATGCTACAGCAGCTATTGGAGCTGGCCTGA
- a CDS encoding alpha/beta-type small acid-soluble spore protein, whose translation MALGQQRSRNKPVITGAMQALDQFKYEVASELGINPEYQSGYWGNISSRECGSVGGHMVRRMIAAAEQSLAQQLQSGQKPSFGLEPDAQQGNR comes from the coding sequence ATGGCTTTAGGGCAACAGCGTAGTCGTAATAAACCTGTAATTACCGGTGCGATGCAGGCTCTGGACCAGTTCAAGTACGAAGTGGCCAGCGAGCTGGGGATCAACCCTGAGTACCAGAGTGGCTACTGGGGGAACATCTCCTCTCGGGAGTGTGGCTCCGTGGGTGGCCACATGGTCCGGCGGATGATCGCGGCCGCTGAGCAGTCCTTGGCTCAGCAGCTCCAAAGCGGTCAGAAGCCCAGCTTCGGACTTGAACCGGATGCCCAACAGGGCAACAGATAA
- a CDS encoding homocitrate synthase has protein sequence MQSKSKIYIIDVTNRDGVQTSRLGLAKLEKTMLNIYLNQMGIFQSEFGFPVTRHEVNYLKANLKLAEMGVIQPMRLGGWLRAIREDVEKAFDRVNIKHVNLSISTSDQMLYGKFQGRKNRQDIINMMVEAVKTAKERGAESIGVNAEDASRTDRDYLVEFALAAKEAGADRIRYCDTLGYDNPFTIYEGVYHLASHTQMPIEMHCHNDLGMAVGCSLAGAKAALDAGVDCYINTTVNGMGERAGNADLVSTILAVLKSKDFAERYPLDERIDLSCAWRIAKYASLCFGVPIPINQVAVGANAFAHESGIHVDGALKDRRNYELFDFEELGRGEPEIIETGRQITTGEYSGIKGFRNVYERLEIEFKDDKEAEMILDLVRYANVHTQKPLTDDELRFIATYPDIAREIMTVTP, from the coding sequence ATGCAAAGCAAAAGCAAAATCTACATCATTGATGTAACTAACCGGGACGGGGTCCAAACGTCGCGACTGGGGCTGGCCAAACTCGAGAAGACCATGCTGAACATTTATCTCAATCAGATGGGGATCTTCCAAAGCGAGTTCGGCTTTCCCGTTACCCGCCATGAGGTAAATTACCTGAAGGCCAACTTGAAACTGGCGGAAATGGGAGTAATCCAACCCATGCGCTTGGGCGGTTGGCTGCGGGCCATCCGGGAAGACGTGGAAAAGGCCTTTGACCGGGTCAACATCAAGCACGTCAACCTCTCCATCTCCACCTCGGACCAGATGCTCTACGGCAAGTTTCAGGGACGGAAGAACCGTCAGGACATCATCAATATGATGGTAGAGGCGGTAAAGACTGCAAAGGAACGGGGCGCCGAATCCATCGGGGTCAACGCGGAAGACGCCTCTCGCACCGATCGGGACTATTTAGTGGAATTCGCCCTGGCCGCTAAGGAAGCCGGTGCCGATCGTATCCGCTACTGCGACACCCTTGGCTATGACAATCCCTTCACCATCTATGAAGGGGTCTATCATCTAGCATCCCATACCCAGATGCCCATCGAGATGCATTGCCACAACGATCTAGGAATGGCAGTGGGCTGCTCCCTAGCCGGAGCCAAGGCTGCCCTGGATGCGGGCGTGGACTGCTACATCAATACCACGGTAAACGGTATGGGTGAACGCGCCGGCAACGCTGATCTGGTATCCACTATTTTAGCCGTGCTCAAGTCCAAGGATTTCGCCGAGCGCTATCCCCTGGATGAACGGATCGATCTCTCCTGCGCCTGGCGGATCGCGAAATACGCCTCCCTGTGTTTTGGCGTACCCATCCCCATCAACCAGGTGGCCGTAGGGGCTAACGCCTTTGCCCATGAGTCGGGGATCCACGTAGACGGTGCCCTGAAGGACCGCCGGAACTATGAACTGTTTGATTTCGAGGAGCTGGGCCGAGGTGAACCGGAGATCATCGAGACTGGACGACAGATCACCACAGGAGAATACAGCGGCATTAAGGGGTTCCGTAACGTCTACGAGCGGCTGGAAATCGAGTTCAAGGACGACAAGGAAGCAGAAATGATCCTAGACTTGGTCCGGTACGCCAACGTCCACACCCAAAAGCCCCTCACCGATGATGAACTGCGGTTCATCGCCACCTACCCGGACATTGCCCGGGAAATCATGACCGTGACACCATAA
- the thrS gene encoding threonine--tRNA ligase: MSDIVVTLPDQSQKGYPQGVTPYDIAQDISAGLARRAVAAVVNEEMVDLFTPLKADSEVRLITTDDPEALEILRHTTAHVMAQAVLRVFPGAKLAIGPAISDGFYYDFDLATTLGPEEMEKIEAEMERIIKEDLGITRAEMSREEAIAFFQEQGQDYKVELINDLGDERVSLYSQGEFVDLCRGPHLSSTGKVPAFKLLNTAGAYWRGDSSRPMLQRIYGTAFFKKKDLTDHLQRLEEAAKRDHRKLGKQLDLFSICEEGPGFPVFHPKGMAIRRKLEDFWRREHKLRGYQEIQTPVILSEELWRQSGHYDHYRENMYFTEIDGSKYAIKPMNCPGSLLVYRRKMHSYRDLPLRYAELGLVHRHELSGVLHGLMRVRNFTQDDAHIFMTPAHIEEEILGVMDLVDYVYKDVFGFNYHVELSTRPENSMGSDELWERATAALEGALKRKGLSYVVNEGDGAFYGPKIDFHLEDCLGRTWQCGTIQLDFQMPERFDLTYIGEDGQKHRPVMIHRVVFGSMERFIGILIEHYAGAFPLWLAPVQVQVIPVGQEFLPYSQEVASKLLYAGFEVEVDERDEKVGYKIRSAQLNQVPYMLILGEKEQTDQCVSVRHRREGDLGAMALGEFIERLRKESAVGSARVEI; encoded by the coding sequence ATGTCCGATATCGTTGTTACGTTGCCCGACCAATCGCAAAAGGGTTATCCCCAAGGGGTCACCCCCTATGACATCGCCCAGGATATTTCCGCGGGACTGGCCCGCCGGGCCGTGGCCGCGGTGGTAAACGAAGAAATGGTGGATCTATTCACCCCGCTGAAAGCAGACAGCGAAGTACGGCTCATTACCACCGACGATCCCGAAGCCTTGGAGATCCTCAGGCACACCACGGCCCACGTCATGGCCCAAGCGGTGCTGCGGGTTTTCCCGGGGGCAAAGCTGGCCATCGGTCCGGCCATCAGTGACGGCTTCTACTACGACTTCGATCTTGCCACCACCCTAGGTCCGGAGGAAATGGAGAAGATCGAGGCGGAAATGGAACGTATTATAAAGGAAGACTTAGGGATCACCCGGGCGGAAATGTCCAGGGAGGAGGCGATCGCCTTCTTCCAGGAACAGGGACAGGATTACAAAGTGGAGCTAATCAATGACCTGGGGGATGAGCGGGTCAGCCTGTATAGCCAAGGAGAGTTTGTAGACCTTTGCCGGGGTCCCCACCTGTCGTCTACGGGGAAGGTGCCAGCCTTCAAGCTGCTTAATACCGCGGGTGCCTATTGGCGGGGCGATTCCTCCCGGCCCATGTTGCAGCGAATCTATGGTACGGCTTTCTTCAAGAAGAAGGATCTGACGGATCATCTGCAGCGGTTGGAGGAGGCGGCTAAGCGGGACCATCGGAAACTGGGCAAGCAACTGGACCTTTTCAGCATTTGCGAGGAAGGACCGGGCTTTCCCGTCTTCCACCCCAAGGGAATGGCCATTCGGCGTAAACTGGAGGATTTCTGGCGCCGAGAGCATAAACTGCGGGGTTACCAGGAAATTCAGACGCCGGTCATCCTCAGTGAGGAACTTTGGAGGCAGTCGGGCCATTACGACCATTACCGGGAGAATATGTACTTCACCGAGATCGATGGGAGCAAATATGCGATCAAGCCCATGAACTGTCCCGGATCCCTTTTGGTCTACCGGCGGAAGATGCACTCCTATCGGGATCTGCCTTTGCGCTATGCCGAATTGGGGCTGGTACACCGCCATGAGCTGTCCGGGGTGCTCCACGGATTGATGCGGGTGCGGAACTTCACCCAGGACGATGCCCACATTTTCATGACTCCTGCCCACATCGAGGAGGAGATCCTGGGGGTCATGGACTTGGTGGACTATGTCTACAAAGACGTCTTCGGGTTCAATTATCATGTGGAGCTGAGTACCCGGCCGGAAAACTCCATGGGTTCCGACGAACTGTGGGAAAGGGCTACCGCAGCCCTGGAAGGAGCCTTAAAGCGTAAAGGTCTGTCCTACGTGGTTAACGAAGGGGATGGGGCCTTCTACGGTCCGAAGATCGATTTCCATCTCGAAGATTGCCTCGGCCGCACCTGGCAATGTGGAACCATCCAGCTGGATTTCCAGATGCCGGAGCGCTTTGATCTCACCTATATCGGGGAAGACGGGCAGAAGCACCGGCCGGTGATGATCCACCGGGTGGTCTTTGGCAGTATGGAGCGGTTCATTGGCATTCTCATCGAGCACTATGCGGGGGCTTTTCCCCTGTGGTTGGCGCCGGTGCAGGTACAGGTGATCCCGGTGGGACAGGAGTTTTTGCCCTATAGCCAAGAAGTGGCCAGCAAGCTGCTTTACGCCGGTTTTGAGGTGGAAGTGGATGAACGAGACGAGAAGGTAGGGTACAAAATCCGTAGTGCCCAACTGAATCAGGTCCCCTACATGCTCATTCTCGGTGAGAAGGAGCAGACTGATCAGTGCGTCTCCGTCCGTCATCGCCGGGAGGGTGATCTAGGCGCCATGGCCCTTGGGGAGTTCATCGAACGGTTGCGGAAGGAATCGGCGGTGGGTAGTGCCCGGGTTGAAATTTAG
- a CDS encoding ATP-dependent DNA ligase, translating to MSDSLPTVVKPMLAQSSPPFDSPEYLFEPKWDGIRCLLFAQGATKLQSRNLRDLTPLFPELAQLHTHLEAQGTILDGELVVIQEGKAQFAGIQKRLTPRRPGVIDALSHSLPATYVAFDLLYYEGRPLLQEPLYRRKEYLAKLFQPGPSLIASPYVFSNGIQLHEACKAQAFEGSVAKLLKSPYLPGQRSRFWLKTRIEQEVDCVILGYTKQENQHSIGALLLGVATPAGFRYIGSVGTGFDQQVRQTLFTVLGNLERDTPPAPVPQAIGTGAHWVHPVLVCAVRYLEVTPQGFLRHPVFVGLRQDKGPKECLEAQLWTVNK from the coding sequence GTGAGCGATTCCCTTCCCACCGTAGTGAAACCCATGCTGGCCCAAAGCAGCCCACCCTTTGACTCTCCAGAGTATCTTTTTGAACCCAAGTGGGATGGAATCCGTTGTCTCCTCTTTGCCCAGGGGGCAACCAAATTACAAAGTCGCAACCTACGGGATCTTACCCCGCTGTTTCCAGAGCTTGCCCAGTTGCACACCCACTTGGAGGCCCAAGGGACCATCCTCGATGGGGAATTGGTAGTGATTCAGGAGGGAAAAGCTCAATTTGCCGGAATTCAAAAACGACTAACTCCGCGCCGGCCTGGGGTCATCGACGCGCTAAGTCACAGCTTGCCGGCCACCTACGTAGCCTTCGATCTTCTGTACTACGAAGGACGTCCCCTACTACAAGAACCTCTGTATCGGCGAAAGGAGTACCTAGCAAAGCTCTTTCAGCCCGGTCCTTCGCTTATTGCCTCACCATACGTGTTTTCCAACGGCATTCAGCTCCACGAAGCTTGCAAGGCCCAAGCCTTCGAAGGCTCGGTGGCCAAACTGTTAAAAAGTCCCTACCTGCCGGGCCAACGAAGTCGTTTTTGGTTGAAAACCCGCATCGAGCAAGAAGTGGACTGTGTAATCCTGGGGTACACCAAGCAGGAAAACCAACACTCCATCGGAGCCTTGCTCTTGGGAGTAGCCACCCCCGCGGGTTTCCGCTACATTGGTAGTGTGGGCACGGGTTTTGATCAACAAGTACGTCAGACCCTCTTCACTGTCCTCGGTAACCTCGAAAGGGATACGCCGCCGGCCCCGGTACCACAGGCAATAGGTACCGGAGCCCACTGGGTTCACCCAGTGCTAGTCTGCGCCGTGCGCTACTTGGAGGTTACCCCCCAGGGTTTTTTACGCCATCCTGTCTTCGTGGGCCTGCGCCAAGACAAAGGACCAAAGGAATGTCTGGAGGCACAACTATGGACCGTAAACAAGTGA